A genomic window from Tenebrio molitor chromosome X, icTenMoli1.1, whole genome shotgun sequence includes:
- the LOC138140033 gene encoding sodium channel protein para-like isoform X3, which yields MSEASDLSSEEERCLFRPFTRQSLEIIETRIAEEYVKQKELEKKRAEGEIRYEDEDEDEGPQPDSTLEQGLPIPVRLQGSFPPELASTPLEDIDPFYSNQRTFVVVSKGKDIFRFSATNAMWVLDPFNPIRRVAIYILVHPLFSLFIITTILVNCILMVTPTTPTVESTEVIFTGIYTFESAVKVMARGFILQPFTYLRDAWNWLDFVVIALAYVTMGIDLGNLAALRTFRVLRALKTVAIVPGLKTIVGAVIESVKNLRDVIILTMFSLSVFALIGLQIYMGVLTQKCIKNFPMDGSWGNLTDENWERFVSNKTNWYYDEEKSEMPLCGNSSGAGQCKPGYTCLQGYGENPNYGYTSFDTFGWAFLSAFRLMTQDYWENLYQLVLRSAGPWHMLFFIVIIFLGSFYLVNLILAIVAMSYDELQKKAQDEEEAEAKAIQEAEDKAREKQDRADARAAAAIEAAEAAAAGDIGQDIIKSSSDYSCHSYESFVGQPNGQDDNNKEKISIRSEGLDSVSEQRRLPTNLSKMRKVSAASLSLPGSPFNLRRGSRGSHQFTIRNNRRMVAPPCDRKPLVLSTYLDAQEHLPYADDSNAVTPMSEENGVMVVPMYYANLGSRHSSYTSHASRMSYTSHGDLLGGLGSNGKVMTKERQLRCRSMRNGPAGATNTFFEMSNKTHKGDYDGPTGQFCESKVNKLDNPFIDNNQRQTVVDMRDVMVLNDIIEQAAVSGGSDRGVSVYYFSGHDSEEEEPTMKERFLAYAIKIIDMFCVWDCCQCWVILTKYVNLIVFDPFVELFITLCIVVNTLFMALDHHAMDEDLEKALKSGNYFFTATFMIEATMKLIAMSPKYYFQEGWNIFDFIIVALSLLELGLEGVQGLSVLRSFRLLRVFKLAKSWPTLNLLISIMGRTMGALGNLTFVLCIIIFIFAVMGMQLFGKNYTDNVDRFPDHELPRWNFTDFMHSFMIVFRVLCGEWIESMWDCMLVGDVSCIPFFLATVVIGNLVVLNLFLALLLSNFGSSSLSAPTADNDTNKIAEAFDRIGRFIRWTKASVLYIAKLVRFKLTNQISDQPSGEGPSNSWNQDARDGGLEIPGDEILADGMIKKSPKDRLEVTIGTGMDLTVHGDPKRGKNNINKSKTIGNSILEHGMFIGHLDEDEISNKSYGSHKNRFKDESHNGSADMLDEHEEKRDASKEELGIGDEMEEDRYDSERPLNDDIIVANTEDIIDEYAAECCPDTCYKKFPFLAGDEDSPFWQGWANLRYKTFRLIENKYFETAVITMILLSSLALALEDVHLQSRPVLQDILYYMDRIFTVIFFFEMLIKWLALGFQKYFTNAWCWLDFVIVMVSLINFVASLAGAGGIQAFKTMRTLRALRPLRAMSRMQGMRVVVNALVQAIPSIFNVLLVCLIFWLIFAIMGVQLFAGKYFKCVDGNKTTLNYEIIPDYNACKAENYTWENSPMNFDHVGKAYLCLFQVATFKGWIQIMNDAIDSRDLNKQPIRETNIYMYLYFVFFIIFGSFFTLNLFIGVIIDNFNEQKKKGGDSLALMMTDAQKKYYHAMKKMGSKKPMKAIPRPRWKPQAIVFEIVSNKKFDMIIMLFIGLNMLTMTMDHYQQHPTFTTVLESLNTIFIVIFSTECLMKIFALRYHYFTEPWNLFDLVVVILSILGLVLSDIIEKYFVSPTLLRVVRVAKVGRVLRLVKGAKGIRTLLFALAMSLPALFNICLLLFLVMFIFAIFGMSFFMHVKDKSGLDDVYNFKTFCQSMILLFQMSTSAGWDGVLDGIINEEDCKLPNNEIGETGNCGNSTIGIAFLLSYLVISFLIVINMYIAVILENYSQATEDVQEGLTDDDYDMYYEIWQQFDPDGTQYIRYDQLSDLFDVLEPPLQIHKPNKYKIYYMDIPICKGDLMFCVDILDALTKDFFARKGNEIEETAELSEVQPRQNEPGYEQVSSTLHRQREEYCARLIQNAWRKYRQRTGGPETANVEEPAGDGDGEVEAHQTAVLVESDGFVTKNGHKVVLHSRTPSISSKSADV from the exons ATGTCCGAAGCCTCTGACTTATCGTCCGAGGAGGAGCGCTGCCTATTCCGTCCATTCACACGCCAGTCGCTTGAGATCATCGAGACTAGAATTGCAGAAGAATATGTTAAACAGAAGGAGCTCGAAAAGAAAAGAGCTGAAGGAGAG ATTCGGTATGAGGACGAGGACGAAGATGAAGGCCCCCAACCTGATTCAACTCTTGAGCAAGGGTTGCCCATACCGGTTCGTCTTCAGGGCAGCTTTCCTCCGGAATTGGCCAGTACACCACTTGAGGACATCGACCCTTTTTACAGCAACCAAAGG ACTTTTGTAGTAGTTAGTAAAGGCAAGGACATATTCCGATTTAGCGCAACAAATGCTATGTGGGTACTCGATCCCTTCAATCCGATCCGTCGAGTAGCCATTTATATCTTAGTGCATCCTTTGTTTTCTCTCTTCATCATCACCACGATCCTCGTCAATTGTATCCTCATGGTAACGCCCACAACACCCACCGTAGAGTCAACTGA AGTGATATTCACAGGCATCTACACGTTCGAATCAGCTGTGAAGGTGATGGCGAGAGGTTTTATTCTTCAACCGTTCACCTACCTTAGAGATGCATGGAACTGGCTCGACTTCGTAGTCATAGCTTTAGC TTATGTTACCATGGGTATAGACCTTGGAAATCTTGCTGCCTTGAGAACATTTAGGGTTCTACGAGCTCTAAAAACTGTTGCCATCGTGCCAG GTTTGAAGACTATCGTGGGAGCTGTAATAGAATCTGTAAAAAATCTACGAGATGTGATAATTTTAACAATGTTTTCCCTGTCAGTATTTGCATTGATAGGTTTACAAATTTACATGGGAGTTCtgacacaaaaatgtattaaaaactTTCCGATGGACGGTTCTTGGGGAAATCTGACCGACGAAAACTGGGAAAGATTTGTTAGCAACAAAA CTAACTGGTACTATGACGAGGAGAAGAGTGAAATGCCGCTGTGTGGAAACTCCTCGGGAGCAGGACAGTGCAAACCTGGTTACACGTGTCTACAAGGTTACGGTGAAAACCCGAATTACGGTTACACAAGTTTTGATACATTTGGTTGGGCCTTCCTTTCTGCCTTTAGATTAATGACTCAGGATTATTGGGAAAATTTGTACCAACTG GTTTTAAGATCTGCCGGTCCTTGGcacatgttattttttatagtCATCATATTTCTGGGTTCATTCTATTTGGTTAACTTGATTTTGGCCATCGTCGCGATGTCCTACGACGAACTGCAGAAGAAGGCGCAAGACGAAGAAGAAGCAGAAGCGAAAGCTATCCAG GAAGCCGAAGATAAAGCGAGGGAGAAACAGGATCGGGCGGATGCAAGAGCAGCGGCGGCGATCGAGGCGGCTGAGGCGGCGGCGGCTGGTGACATCGGCCAAGACATAATCAAGTCGTCTTCGGACTACTCGTGCCACAGCTACGAGTCGTTCGTGGGGCAGCCCAACGGCCAGGACGACAACAACAAGGAGAAAATCAGCATTCGATCGGAAGGATTAGATTCCGTGAGTGAACAAAGAAGACTTCCTACTAATCTGAGCAAGATGCGGAAAGTCAGCGCT GCAAGTCTCAGTCTACCCGGGTCACCGTTCAATCTTCGACGTGGGTCACGAGGTAGCCACCAGTTCACCATACGAAACAATAGGCGCATGGTGGCTCCACCTTGTGACCGCAAGCCTCTGGTTCTGTCGACTTATCTCGACGCCCAAGAACACCTCCCCTATGCCGACGACTCCAACGCGGTGACTCCGATGAGCGAAGAGAACGGTGTCATGGTGGTCCCCATGTACTACGCCAACTTGG GATCACGTCATTCATCGTACACTTCACATGCCTCACGGATGTCATACACTTCTCATGGAGATTTGTTAGGCGGTTTGGGAAGCAATGGAAAAGTAATGACGAAAGAGAGGCAACTGAGATGTCGATCCATGAGGAATGGACCAGCGGGAGCCACTAACACCTTCTTTGAAATGAGTAATAAGACACACAAAGGCGACTAC GACGGTCCTACAGGACAATTCTGCGAATCAAAAGTTAACAAACTAGACAATCCATTTATCGACAACAACCAAAGGCAGACCGTCGTAGATATGAGAG ATGTGATGGTGCTCAACGACATTATCGAGCAGGCGGCTGTAAGTGGAGGCAGCGATCGAGGAG TTTCCGTTTATTATTTCTCAGGCCACGACAGTGAAGAAGAAGAACCGACAATGAAGGAGCGGTTTCTAGCCTACGCTATAAAAATCATAGATATGTTCTGTGTTTGGGATTGCTGTCAGTGTTGGGTCATCTTGACGAAATACGTCAATTTGATCGTCTTCGATCCGTTCGTCGAACTTTTCATCACACTTTGCATCGTGGTTAACACCTTGTTCATGGCTCTGGATCACCACGCCATGGACGAAGATTTGGAAAAAGCCTTGAAAAGTGGAAATTAC TTCTTCACTGCTACGTTTATGATAGAAGCTACCATGAAACTGATCGCGATGAGTCCAAAGTACTACTTCCAAGAAGGTTGGAACATCTTCGATTTCATTATAGTGGCACTCTCCTTACTGGAACTTGGACTCGAAGGCGTCCAAGGATTGTCAGTCTTACGTTCGTTCAGATTG TTGAGAGTGTTCAAGCTTGCAAAGTCGTGGCCAACTTTGAATTTACTGATCTCCATAATGGGTCGAACCATGGGTGCTTTGGGAAATCTAACGTTTGTCTTGTGCATTATCATATTTATATTTGCCGTGATGGGTATGCAATTGTTCGGGAAAAACTACACAG ATAATGTCGACCGTTTTCCCGACCACGAACTTCCACGCTGGAATTTTACCGATTTTATGCATTCTTTTATGATAGTGTTTAGAGTATTGTGTGGAGAATGGATAGAATCGATGTGGGACTGTATGCTTGTGGGTGACGTATCTTGTATTCCATTTTTCCTCGCCACGGTTGTGATCGGTAACCTTGTG GTCCTTAATCTTTTCTTAGCTTTGCTTTTGAGCAATTTTGGATCTTCGAGTCTTTCGGCACCAACGGCTGACAATGACACGAACAAAATAGCCGAAGCTTTTGACAGAATAGGTCGTTTCATAAGATGGACGAAGGCCAGCGTCTTATATATCGCTAAACTGGTTCGATTCAAGCTCACCAACCAAATATCCGACCAGCCGTCAGGTGAGGGACCGTCCAACAGTTGGAACCAAG ATGCGAGAGATGGTGGTTTAGAAATACCAGGAGATGAGATTTTAGCTGACGgtatgattaaaaaaagtcCAAAAGATCGTCTCGAAGTGACAATCGGTACTGGGATGGACTTGACAGTTCATG GCGATCCAAAAAGAGGCAAAAACAACATAAACAAAAGCAAGACAATCGGAAATTCGATTTTAGAACACGGCATGTTCATAGGTCACTTAGATGAAGACGAAATTAGCAACAAATCTTACGGGAGTCACAAAAACAGATTTAAAGACGAGAGTCACAACGGCAGTGCAGACATGCTAGACGAACATGAAGAAAAGCGAGACGCGAGCAAAGAGGAGTTGGGGATCGGTGACG AAATGGAAGAAGATCGCTACGACAGCGAAAGACCTTTGAACGACGACATCATCGTTGCAAACACTGAAGACATCATCGACGAATACGCGGCGGAGTGTTGTCCAGACActtgttacaaaaaatttcccttCCTTGCAGGAGATGAAGATTCGCCGTTTTGGCAAGGATGGGCGAATTTGAGATACAAGACGTTCCGTTTGAtagaaaacaaatatttcgAAACAGCTGTGATTACAATGATTTTATTGAGCAGTCTGGCTCTAGCTTTGGAGGATGTGCACCTCCAGAGCAGACCAGTACTGCAGGATATTTTGTACTATATGGATCGAATATTTACGGTGATattcttttttgaaatgttgaTAAAATGGTTAGCTTTaggatttcaaaaatattttacaaatgcaTGGTGCTGGCTAGATTTTGTGATCGTAATG GTGTCATTAATCAATTTCGTTGCCTCTCTCGCTGGTGCTGGTGGAATTCAAGCTTTCAAAACTATGCGAACATTGCGAGCTCTGCGACCACTACGTGCCATGTCACGTATGCAAGGGATGAGG GTTGTGGTAAATGCACTGGTACAAGCCATACCATCGATCTTCAATGTGCTACTAGTGTGCTTAATATTTTGGTTAATCTTCGCTATAATGGGTGTGCAACTGTTCGCTGGTAAATACTTTAAG TGCGTAGATGGAAACAAAACAACTTTGAATTATGAGATTATCCCCGATTATAACGCGTGCAAAGCTGAAAATTACACATGGGAAAATTCTCCAATGAACTTCGACCACGTGGGCAAGGCATATCTTTGCTTATTTCAAGTTGCTACTTTCAAAGGATGGATACAGATAATGAACGACGCCATAGACTCTAGAGAT CTAAATAAACAACCAATAAGAGAAACCAACATTTACATGTATTTGTACTTCgtatttttcataatatttgGATCATTTTTTACACTCAATCTGTTCATTGGTGTGATCATCGACAATTTTAACGAACAAAAGAAGAAG GGTGGAGACTCGTTAGCTTTGATGATGACAGATGCCCAGAAAAAATACTACCACGCGATGAAAAAAATGGGGTCGAAGAAACCCATGAAAGCGATACCAAGACCAAGG TGGAAACCTCAAGCTATAGTGTTTGAAATAGTATCAAATAAGAAATTTGACATGATAATCATGTTGTTTATTGGACTGAACATGCTTACGATGACGATGGATCACTACCAGCAACACCCAACGTTCACCACGGTGCTGGAATCCCTTAACACGATTTTCATTGTTATATTTAGTACCGAGTGCctcatgaaaatttttgctttaCGATACCACTACTTTACAGAACCTTGGAACTTGTTCGATTTAGTGGTAGTGATATTATCTATTCTGGGATTGGTTCTAAGTGATATAATCGAGAAGTATTTTGTATCGCCGACACTGCTGAGAGTGGTGCGTGTGGCAAAAGTAGGAAGAGTTCTTCGATTGGTCAAGGGAGCAAAAGGCATCCGAACACTGCTTTTCGCACTAGCCATGTCACTGCCTGCACTGTTCAACATCTGTCTGTTGTTGTTCTTGGTCATGTTCATCTTTGCCATCTTCGGGATGTCTTTCTTCATGCACGTGAAGGACAAAAGCGGACTGGACGACGTGTACAATTTCAAAACGTTCTGTCAATCCATGATTCTCCTATTTCAG ATGTCCACATCGGCAGGTTGGGACGGTGTGCTGGATGGTATCATCAACGAAGAAGATTGCAAACTGCCGAATAACGAAATAGGAGAGACGGGAAATTGCGGCAATTCTACAATCGGCATCGCCTTTCTGCTTAGCTATCTGGTTATCTCGTTCCTGATCGTGATCAACATGTACATCGCTgtgattttagaaaattattcTCAAGCTACTGAAGATGTCCAAGAAGGTCTGACCGACGACGACTACGACATGTACTACGAGATATGGCAGCAGTTCGATCCCGACGGGACTCAGTACATCCGTTATGACCAACTGTCGGACCTCTTCGACGTTCTGGAGCCTCCTTTGCAGATCCACAAACCCaacaaatacaaaatctaCTACATGGACATTCCTATTTGCAAGGGTGACCTCATGTTTTGTGTAGATATCTTAGATGCGCTGACTAAAGACTTCTTCGCTCGCAAGGGCAACGAGATCGAGGAAACCGCTGAACTTAGTGAAGTGCAACCAAGACAAAACGAACCCGGGTACGAACAAGTGAGTTCGACGCTTCACCGACAACGCGAAGAATACTGTGCAAGACTGATCCAGAACGCGTGGCGCAAGTACAGACAACGGACCGGCGGTCCGGAGACGGCGAACGTCGAAGAACCCGCCGGGGACGGCGACGGGGAGGTGGAGGCCCACCAGACGGCCGTCTTGGTCGAAAGTGACGGATTCGTTACCAAAAATGGGCACAAGGTAGTGTTACACAGTCGTA